Genomic DNA from Gossypium hirsutum isolate 1008001.06 unplaced genomic scaffold, Gossypium_hirsutum_v2.1 scaffold_163, whole genome shotgun sequence:
TACATCATGATGGTTATTATGTATGCCTAATTGCTCGGACTCGTTGCTTTTTTGCAACAGCCAttccaatttaggttctcttcTAATTTGGGTTTCTTTACGATGTCCGCGACAGGTGTACTCTTCACGGATTCCTGACCTTTCACTTGAAAGTCCATTGACCATATACGGGAGGTACCAGGGCAGTTTTCCCGACAACCTTAAAGTTAAAGGTATATTAGGTGATTTGAGTAGCTTTACAATGGACTTGAAGATACGGAGGGCTAAGGATATACCTCTTGACAGCGTAAGACACATACTAGTCAGCTGGTTTTATCAATATAGTTTCCTTTGTGGGTGTGTCATGCGTTAAAGACCCTTTAATGTTTATTATCTTCCACTGGGTTGTTTGTAGTGCTAGGGTTTGACATCATCATTGCTTATTGCAATACTAACTGCCGCTTTTCATCGATGGTTTATATATGTTTTACCTGTATACGTGAATGACTAGCGCATGGAAGTACTTCATAATTTCCTGTTTTCTCTAACAGGTGTTAGCAAGACGGCAGATTGATCTACTAACAGCTCAGGCTTGGTTTTCAGAAAATAAACGGCTCGAGGAGAAGGTTTGTTTCTAAATATTCTAGCATTTGTTTTTCATCCAAAATCGGTGGGAGAATGCTTTTGGATTGCAACTACTATGATTCGAGTAGTAGCAATGTGAAAAGTTGTTATGGATAATATTATAGCCCGGGGTATAGATTCGTGACTGTGCCGTATCATTTACCAGCGATGTGAAAAGTTATTATGGAAATACCCTTTACTAAGTGCTCAGTGGCCACTTAAACTAGACTGCGTGATTGGGAATGTGTTCGATTTGTTTCACTCGTTTGGATCTCCTCATTTCTTAGTAGTAAAAAAACTGTTGCTAATGCTAATGATTTTGTTGTTGGCAGGTTGCAAAGTTGAGCATACAAACTTGCAACATCTCCGAGTATACCCGAATGACCCTTCTCGAGAAAAATATAATGAAACATTTTGGAGCTTGGAAGGTATGCTTTTGCCTCGTATAATACGACACCCTGGTATATATCACTATAGTTTCTAAACAGAGTATGGTATGCCGGGGTTTCTtcgtttattttcatattttctctaCAAACATTGCTAAGGCTGCTTTCTCATTCCCTGTTAATGTTTTTGGCATGCCAGAAGAAAGGTGATCCACAGAAAATCGTGGAATCTGGACCGCCCGAAATGATACTGCTTCAAAGACTTTCAGTTGGCTTCGGTGACCAGATTGCAACTGCCGAAAACATTCGTCCTGGATCTCAAGAACCAGAATTGCCCGAAGTTGCCAAGATATTTATTAAGACAACCTCGAATTACTTCGGTGGGATATGTAATCGATGCTGTTGCATGGGCTGCATCCGGTGTTGTTCGAAGATGAATAATCAATGTGCCACCACGTTAACACAGCTATGCACCGCCCTGGCATGCATCGGCTGCCTTCATTGTTGCTCAGAATCATGTTGTCCTAACCAAGACGATTGATAAACACATTACGAGAATTAGTTGGAGTTTTTGTTTGAATCTGGTTGCTCGATTTTATAGTTCATACAACATCGTCCACAACCTGTTTGTATatacaaaatttgttttaaaatgaattattaatttataaagaatttgtcaaaaaaaattatgtataaagaattATATACGTTTATCCTACTTCACACAAAATATAAtgacacttaaattttttttttaatttttaaattgaattatcatGACCAAAGAAACCTTAATTTAATATAGAGATACAAAaatctcaattaattataattaaaaaatatttaattaatgttgTTCAAGTTTCAACACTCATATTACTAAATCGAACCTCTTGATTTCTCTAATTATATAAATCtaattaaatatgttttgaaAATCTAGTCTTTGATATGAACTCAattactacccttataaattcaTTATCATACTCTTCTGATTTTTCACTCCCAACACTTTTTCTTTTGCTTTACTGGATAAGAGAAGAATGAATATATTCAATCTTTTATTTActgcttttattttttctttcatccTATTTCATTCGAATGCGCTTAATGTCACTCATGATTCAAGATCCATCATAATTGATGGAAATCATAGAATTATCCTTTCGGGTTCGATTCATTATCCCAGAAGTACTGCTCAGGTAATATTTTACAATTGAATTATTcgggggttttttttttataatttgattttgaataattgattgattaattttttattattagatgtGGCCGGATCTTATAAGAAAAGCCAAAGAAGGTGGATTGGATGCGGTTGAAACATATGTTTTTTGGAATGCACATGAGCCAACTCGTCGTCAGTATGATTTTAGTGGAAATCTTGATCTTATTCGATTTCTTAAAACGATTCAAGACCAAGGTTTATATGCAATTCTTCGAATTGGACCTTATACCTGTGCTGAGTGGAATTATgggtaaattaatttattttcaaattttaactaactatgatatttaataaattatctaactagtttttaatttttttattattttttattagaggCTTCCCTGTATGGTTGCATAACATGCCTGGAGTTTCTCTTCGTACTAAAAACGATGTCTTTATGGTAATTCTTTTGATTTTcagtaacttttttaaaaaacaaaaattctattctatttttgtttacttttatatataaataatgtgtttaatttttgttatttttagaatGAAATGAAAAACTTTACAACATTGATAGTTGATATGGTGAAAAAAGAGAAACTATTTGCATCTCAAGGAGGAAATATCATTCTAGCTCAGgtatatatgataattttttatgttttattatttttattatgtatttaaataatatcaaaattaaatgtatatatataggttGAGAATGAATATGGAAATGTTATGGAACCATATGGAGACGAGGGGAAATCATATATTAATTGGTGTGCCCAAATGGCTGATTCTCTTGATATTGGTGTCCCGTGGATCATGTGTCAACAAGCTGCTCCACCAAAGCCTAtggtattgtattttatttactttttactatattattttatttagaaataCATTTTTTTGTGATAACGGTTGAATTTTGATTTCGATTTGTTTAATTATAATCGTAGCTGGAGACATGCAATGGTTGGTATTGTGATGAGTACAAACCAAAAGACCCTAATACCCCTAAATTGTGGACTGAAAATTGGACTGGATGgtgactttttctttttcttcttaaaattgttcttaatttaattttaattataaactttacattaaattttattttatttaactttagGTTTAAGAGTTGGGGTGGTGCAGACCCATTTAGAACAGCTGAAGATCTTGCTTACTCTGTTGCTCGATTTTTCCAAAAGGGTGGTACACTACAAAATTATTACATGgcaagtgatttttttaaaaaattaaattcttaaaattaataatttaattttattaattaacccctttgtttttccaatttttttagtATCATGGTGGTACCAATTTTGGTAGAACTTCTGGTGGCCCATATATTACCACTACATATGATTATAATGCACCTCTCGATGAATATGGTAATTTCATGCCtctgaatatatatgtataagttataattattctaattaattattaatttttattaggaAATTTGAATCAACCAAAATGGGGACATTTGAAGCAGCTTCATGATGTTCTACATTCCATTGAGTATATTCTTACAAATGGAGACGTTAAAAATGAAAAACTCAGCAATTTAGTCATGgtaataaaatgaatatatataaaaatttatttgataaaataataaatatttatcattttattctaattattattcttaattatatatatgatttaggCTACTATTTATGAAACAAAGGAGAAATCAAGTTGTTTTTTGAGCAATACAAATACCAAAATAGATGCAAATGTCAACTTCGGAGGCATTAATTACTTTGTTCCAGCATGGTCTATTAGTATCCTTCCAGATTGTAGGGAGGAAGCATATAATACCGCTAAGGTAAATCCTATTTTTGTGTTTTGggttattataattataataaatatgttaTGATTGTTAatgggtttatatttaaaaaaaaactaggttTCTGCTCAAACTTCATTGATgattaagaaattgaacaaagCTGAAGATGAACCGAGTTCTTTGAAATGGATGTGGCGACCCGAGTTGATCGAATCTACTTCTGTTCAAGGAAGGGGAGATGTTTCCGTTAACAAGATTGTTGATCAAAAGGATATGGCAAATGATGCTAGTGATTATTTGTGGTATATGACAAGGTAAATTATTTAACACAACTATATTCAATTCATTTaatgtaaattatatatattttgattaattaattaatttattttttggacAGTATTAATGTTGCAAAAGATGATCCCATGTTGAATGGAACAGTGACACTTCGTGTCAATGATACTGGTCATGTTCTTCATGCTTTTTTCAATGGAGAATATATCGGTAATTATGaactatgttttatatatattatattgaattcaaaatatatttatttgattatatatgtatttgtttTCGTAGGTTCACAATGGTCAAAATATGGTAACAACAACGTGACATATGTTTTCGAGAGGAACGTCAACCTATCCCTCGGGAAAAACTTGATATCATTACTTAGTGTCACTGTTGGATTCAaggtatatacatacatatatatatatacatacgacaaataaaaaaactctagaattttaacatataatttgaatcaaaataatGCAGAACTATGGTCCAATGTTTGATCTGGTTGGAGCTGGAATTACATCACCAATTGAGCTAGTTTTGAACAAAAATGTTGTCAAGGATTTGTCTTCAAATAAATGGACATATAAAGTTGGTTTGAATGGGATTTCAAACAAGTTTTTCGACACAGATTGTGCTTCAAAATCATCATCCAAATGGGTCTCTGACCCTATTCCGGTTGACAAGAACTTCACTTGGTACAAGGTAATTAAAACCAATACATTTACTTGCATATAAATGTTAcatataatgtttgattttattaatatttatgtttggttattttttttaaattgtagaCAACATTCAAAGCTCCGTTGGGGAATAAACCAGTTGTTGTGGATTTACTAGGTTTAGGAAAGGGCATGGCTTGGGTAAATGGTCATAGCCTTGGTAGATATTGGCCATCTTATATAGCTGATAAGCAGCTTTGTAAGACAGAGACTTGTGACTATCGTGGTAGATACAGTGATAGTAAATGTGTCTCTAAGTGCGGTGAACCTACCCAAAGATGGTAATCTTAAGTTTTTTACatatgttaatatatatttttatattgttagtatttttttcattattctaattttgttgttttatagGTACCATGTTCCTCGATCATTTCTTAAAGACAGTGAGAACACTTTGGTATTGTTTGAGGAATTTGGTGGTAATCCTTCTGGTGTACAATTCCAAACCGTTGAAATCGGATCGGTTTGCATAAATACTCACGAAGGAAAAGAAGTGGAATTATCATGCCAGGATCGACCAATTTCAAAGATTAAGTTTGCTAGTTTTGGTAGTCCACAAGGTGTGTGCGGATCATTTGACAAAAGTGAATTTGACTCGGAAGTGGATGCTTTATCAATTCTTGAAAAGGTaagttattttcatattattttttaatatcttgaaatatattttttccaatgatatatattttgaaaattttaacaggAATGTCTGGGTAAAGAATCGTGCTCCTTCAAAATTACTGAAGAAAAATTCGGAAGACCTTCTTGTGAAGTAAAAAAATTAGCCGTGGAAGCCGTTTGTGAAGATTTTActctttaaattctttttttatttagatttttcaataattttaggtctttttagttttattttttaattgtttagttaagtttttctttttgattATTTTAGGAAATCATCTTAGGTTTTGTAATTATATcaatataataaaagtatatatattatttattatttgctttCATGATAATATTCTCTTATAGATTTAATATACAAACTAAATCTAAAAACTCTAGAAAGgccaaatgaaattaattttgtCTAAATTATAAGCCAAACTTTTGGTCATTGACAACAATGAACAAAGACATTTATTGCTTTTAGGTTGCAAAAGTTGTCATTAATAGACTGCTGACATGCTATCAAATTCTAGAGGTTCAATTCTTATGATTTTTCTTGTTACTGTTGGGCCTGTCGAAGACGAGAGAAACATTTGTCACTGTATGCAAAAACGATAGACAAATCAAGGAGTGTTAtgtccatccatccatccataCTTTCGGCATAGGTAATTTTCTCGTCTTAGGGtctcctttcaatttctttttgaaGTTCACTGAATTTAGTTCTCGTTATTGTTGACCGACGCAAGCTTGTCCGGTTAGTTCTTTGCACCATAATTGTTAGTTAACCTGTTGTGTGGGAAATGGGAATATTTCAGGTTCATTCGGTAATCATTATTTCCTGCATGCttaccatgattggctggagaGAATACGTTGTTGCTTTTGATTTAGGCTTGTATTGTCATTTTTACATTTGAATTAACTCAAGCCAAATAATTTTTTCGATTTCCCAAATTCTACGAGCAAAAGTCTGAACGATAGGCTAAATCCTTAAATTGCAAGGATATACAAAAGTTTACGCCATATTTCATTAATCTTACAAATTATTTTTTCTGTTCTTTCAGTATCTATCGAGGTTcagatgaataaattatttagcaAAGGTGTATCTACTGTTCTCGCAAACAGCACCATTGATGCATTTGATGATCATGAAGAAATAGAGGTACGTTCGTCTCCTCCTCCCGTATCAGTTTCATTCATATATGACATCCTATTTACCTTACATCTTCCTTTCTATGCTTTTAATTACCTGAATATCACTGATATATATAATAATGGTTATTATGTATGCCGACTCGTTACTTTCTTGCAACAGCCATTCCAATTTAGGTCATCTTGACAGCGTAAGACAATACTAGTCAGCTGATTTTAACGATATACCTTCCTTTGTGGGCGTGTCATGCGTTAAATGTTTATTATCTTCCATCGGGTTGTTTATATTGCTAGGGTTTGACATCATCATTGCTCATTGCAATACTATCTGCCTCTTTTCATCGATATAtagtgtatatattttttatctgtATACGTGAATGATTTGCCCATGGAAATTCTTCATAATTTCCTGTTTTCTCTAATAGGTGTTAGCAAAACCGACAGCTTGATCTATTAACAGCTCAGACTTGGTTTTCAGAACATAAACGGCTGAAGAAGAAGGCTTGTTTCTAAATATTCTAGCATTTTTTTCATCCAAAACGGGTGGGATAATGCTTTTGGATCGCAACTACTACTTTGATTCGAGTACTAGCAATGTGAATAGTTATTACGAATAATATTATAGCTGCTGCGCAGCGATTACTCTTTACTAATTGCTCAGTGGCCAGACTGAGTCATTGGCATTTTGATCTCTGCATTTCTTAGTAGTAAACAACTGATGCTAATGCTATTGATTTTGTTGTTGGCAAGTTACAAAGTTGAGCATGTTAGAGTAACTAATAAGACAGTTAGGCAGTTTGTTAGTTAACTATCGGTTAGCTATTATTagcatgtaacacccttaacccgtaaccgtcgccagattagggttacgaggcattactgaataaGACACAATTCAGCACAAACATTTATCACCTTTCATGCCCCAATGAATAACTATACATTTATAACATTACTAAACTCAGATGTTCACGAATAATTTATACTAGattcgaaaaatataaattataaaaccaaTTCACCTCAAATTTAATCAAACTAACTaaacatattttacttattataaaataacataacaaaTTACATATACATTAAAATTCCATTAGCCGAAACTTATGACTATATAGTAAAGCATTTGGACACTTAAATAAGCATCAATCATATGTCACTTTCATATACTCAACTTACAACAATACCCGCTTATACATGTTTAAACCACAACTAACCATATCACTTCATAACATTAACTAGTACCAATATAATTTATTCATTCCTTAGAGTATTTGGTTGCTTATGATTTTTGAACCTTCGACCATACAATACTTTAAAACTACAGTATAGGTCAACTCCATACAATATAGGTTAACTCCATTCACGTTTTTGGGGTATTCACCATGTTATAAAGGGTACCGTTGTCAGGCTACTGATGGAAGGGTCTATATTTCCCGTCATGTTACATTTCATGAAAATGAATTTCTATTTAAAACTCTCTGCCCCAAGTCTGCAGCTTCCATACCTTCTATTTCACAGTCTAGTTCTAAGCTTCTTATTATGACACCAGTTCATACAGCTCAGGGTACTCCAGTAGTTAATGTTCCAATGGTTACTCGTGTTAATTCCTTGAATGAGGTTTCTGTGCTCAGTGTTGATACTCTAGTACAGTCCCCTTGTGTAAGTTTCAGCTCTAGAAGGTCTAGTTTTGGTAGGCCACATGTGTCTTCTCCATCACCTGCTATCCCAGTTAATTCTTATGCAATGGTTACACGTAGCAAGGCTAGTATTTTTAAATCGAAGGCCTACCTAAGCAATG
This window encodes:
- the LOC107942563 gene encoding beta-galactosidase 15; this translates as MNIFNLLFTAFIFSFILFHSNALNVTHDSRSIIIDGNHRIILSGSIHYPRSTAQMWPDLIRKAKEGGLDAVETYVFWNAHEPTRRQYDFSGNLDLIRFLKTIQDQGLYAILRIGPYTCAEWNYGGFPVWLHNMPGVSLRTKNDVFMNEMKNFTTLIVDMVKKEKLFASQGGNIILAQVENEYGNVMEPYGDEGKSYINWCAQMADSLDIGVPWIMCQQAAPPKPMLETCNGWYCDEYKPKDPNTPKLWTENWTGWFKSWGGADPFRTAEDLAYSVARFFQKGGTLQNYYMYHGGTNFGRTSGGPYITTTYDYNAPLDEYGNLNQPKWGHLKQLHDVLHSIEYILTNGDVKNEKLSNLVMATIYETKEKSSCFLSNTNTKIDANVNFGGINYFVPAWSISILPDCREEAYNTAKVSAQTSLMIKKLNKAEDEPSSLKWMWRPELIESTSVQGRGDVSVNKIVDQKDMANDASDYLWYMTSINVAKDDPMLNGTVTLRVNDTGHVLHAFFNGEYIGSQWSKYGNNNVTYVFERNVNLSLGKNLISLLSVTVGFKNYGPMFDLVGAGITSPIELVLNKNVVKDLSSNKWTYKVGLNGISNKFFDTDCASKSSSKWVSDPIPVDKNFTWYKTTFKAPLGNKPVVVDLLGLGKGMAWVNGHSLGRYWPSYIADKQLCKTETCDYRGRYSDSKCVSKCGEPTQRWYHVPRSFLKDSENTLVLFEEFGGNPSGVQFQTVEIGSVCINTHEGKEVELSCQDRPISKIKFASFGSPQGVCGSFDKSEFDSEVDALSILEKECLGKESCSFKITEEKFGRPSCEVKKLAVEAVCEDFTL